A stretch of the Clostridium fungisolvens genome encodes the following:
- a CDS encoding winged helix-turn-helix transcriptional regulator, translating to MKKFNDRYGECPMYYTISVLEGKWKWIILWEIYRHEIVRYSKLKEKLQTIAHKTLSQQLKELEADKIINRKQYNEVPPKVEYSLTERGKSLIPVLEIMSKWGSENMIKEVNE from the coding sequence ATGAAAAAGTTTAATGATAGATATGGAGAATGCCCAATGTATTATACCATTTCTGTGTTAGAAGGAAAGTGGAAGTGGATAATACTGTGGGAGATATATAGGCATGAGATAGTTAGATATAGCAAATTAAAAGAAAAGCTTCAAACAATTGCCCATAAGACCTTAAGTCAGCAGCTTAAGGAATTAGAAGCCGATAAAATAATAAATAGAAAGCAATATAACGAGGTACCGCCTAAGGTTGAATATTCTCTTACAGAAAGGGGAAAGAGTCTCATTCCTGTACTTGAGATAATGTCAAAGTGGGGATCAGAAAATATGATAAAGGAAGTGAATGAGTGA
- a CDS encoding flavodoxin family protein, with protein sequence MKVIALNGSPRKTKNTAKMLKEALEGAKTQGAEVELINLYDLSYKGCISCFACKRIGGQSHRKCAVNDDLQSVLRKIEEADALILGSPIYFGEVTGEMRSFLERFLFQYLAYDKNHSFHFNKKLSVGLIYTMNVPSEYMSAVGYEDKFKNTEEMLKRFFGQAESLFANDTYQFDDYSKYDSTMFDVDHKIKVRDEQFPKDLKKAFELGIRLTQ encoded by the coding sequence ATGAAGGTTATTGCTTTAAACGGCAGTCCTAGAAAAACTAAGAACACTGCTAAAATGTTAAAAGAAGCTCTTGAAGGAGCAAAAACACAAGGAGCAGAAGTTGAACTTATCAATCTTTATGATTTAAGTTATAAGGGCTGTATTAGCTGTTTTGCTTGTAAGCGAATAGGTGGACAAAGTCACAGAAAATGTGCTGTTAACGATGATTTACAATCAGTACTCAGAAAAATTGAAGAAGCTGATGCCCTTATACTTGGTTCACCAATATATTTTGGAGAAGTAACAGGTGAGATGAGGTCATTTTTAGAACGTTTCCTATTCCAATACCTAGCATATGACAAAAATCATTCATTCCATTTCAATAAAAAATTATCTGTAGGATTGATTTACACAATGAATGTTCCTAGTGAGTATATGAGTGCTGTTGGATATGAAGATAAATTCAAAAATACTGAGGAAATGTTAAAGAGATTCTTTGGCCAAGCGGAATCCTTATTTGCAAACGATACTTACCAATTTGACGATTATTCAAAATATGATTCAACGATGTTTGATGTAGACCATAAGATTAAAGTTAGAGATGAACAATTTCCTAAAGACCTAAAGAAAGCTTTTGAATTAGGTATAAGATTAACTCAATAA
- a CDS encoding MBL fold metallo-hydrolase, whose amino-acid sequence MKELQFLGIGSAFNTELGNTSAFIKEGKSLLLIDCGGTIFHRLKELNMFSGVKDISVIITHTHPDHAGSLGEVIFYAYYILNIKAKIYFPNEKFIKTFFGTVGVSDEMYIMNGKSNISIEIDNIGMVGLQFVESNHVETLPSFGFIMKLDGKNIYYSGDTNNVNPLIVEKLENGELDIVYHDTSGLDFEKYSHTSFRKIKEAFRKELREKVYCMHLDEHISKQEIINSGFNVVRRYNKV is encoded by the coding sequence ATGAAAGAGTTGCAATTCCTAGGAATTGGAAGTGCATTTAACACAGAATTAGGAAATACTAGTGCGTTTATAAAAGAAGGTAAAAGCTTACTTCTTATTGATTGTGGGGGAACTATATTTCATAGATTAAAAGAGTTGAATATGTTTTCGGGCGTGAAGGATATATCAGTAATAATTACGCATACACATCCCGATCATGCTGGAAGCTTAGGAGAGGTAATATTTTATGCGTATTACATTCTTAATATTAAGGCGAAAATATATTTTCCTAATGAGAAGTTTATAAAAACTTTCTTTGGTACAGTGGGAGTAAGCGATGAGATGTACATAATGAACGGAAAAAGCAACATCTCAATAGAGATTGATAATATTGGCATGGTTGGTTTACAGTTTGTAGAATCTAATCACGTAGAAACATTACCTTCTTTCGGATTTATAATGAAGTTAGATGGAAAAAATATATATTATAGTGGTGACACAAATAATGTAAATCCATTAATTGTAGAAAAGCTTGAAAACGGTGAGCTTGACATCGTATATCATGATACTAGCGGGTTAGATTTCGAAAAGTATAGTCATACATCTTTTAGAAAAATTAAAGAAGCATTTAGGAAGGAACTAAGAGAGAAGGTTTATTGCATGCACTTAGATGAACATATTAGCAAGCAGGAAATAATAAATAGTGGATTTAATGTAGTTAGAAGATATAACAAAGTTTAG